The DNA sequence GGGCAAATCCCCCAAACGGGAGGAAAGCAACTACAACGAAACAACATCCCCGGAGCCGGAGACATCGGGCGACGAAACGGCGATTAAAGAGTCGGAGAGTATCGCCGGCGGGGATACTGTCTACATCACAAACGAAGGGAAAAAATACCACCGGGCCGGATGCCGATATTTGTCGAAGAGCAAGATACCGATATCGAGGGGCGAGGCGGAAAGACAGGGGTATACGCCTTGCTCGGTGTGTAAACCATAAGACTGAACTGAAAGGAGGCTAAAATGAAGAGGGTGGTTTTGGCTTTGATCGTTCTGGCCGTCTTTGCAACCGGCACATATGCCCAGGATTGCGACTGCGCCCCATGGGTCTGGGTTCGGGAAAGCGGAGCCCTGCATACCTTCAAGGAAGGCTCTGACGAATTAAGGTACGGGATGCTTGACACCGAAGCGACCGTTCTTATAATGGAGGAGCAATACTGGGCCGCGATTGAAAAATATAAAAAGATGATTGAAATAGAGGATTGCCTTCCCAATCCATTCAACATGATCGCTGTGTGCTATATGGAGCTCGACATGAAATATCAGGCAATGGAGTATTACAAGAAGGCGTGCGACAGAGTGGAATGCAGATATAAAAAAAGCGACAACCCTAATTACGATCCCTGTAAAAAATACGAAAACCTCCGCCTGGAGCTCTTGGGCTACTGATGCCAAAACTGAAGTACAACTCCACAACCTTCGAGCACAACGGCTACTGGCTCCGCCTCTTCTTCTACTGGGAGCGTGGAAGGTGGCACCTCGAATTCAGGAAGGGCAATCTCAAGAAGTACCAGTCGCTAAGGAAGGCGGACGAGGAGACCGCAAAGACGGAGTTTTACCGCCGGAAGCTGGAACTCCAAAAGACAGGCTATTTGCCGGAGGTGTTCGACACCGACCTCTTCAGCCAGTTCGACATCTTCCTTGACTGGTCAAGACGGCGGTCGCAGTCGAAGGGAACATACAAACGCCATGAGCAGACTTTAAGGAGATTTGCAGATTTCATCAGGAATGAAAAGATCGACAGGATCACGCCCAAAATTTACGAGAAGTACATCGATCATCTCCGCAGTAAAAGTCTCGCCCCGCGAACCATCGATATTCACCTCACGGCAATCGGGAAGTTCATCACGGTGATCGAGAAGGATCTCCGCATCATTCCCGAAGGGACCTATCCCCGCCCAAGGCTGTTGCGTGTAAAAAAGTCCAAGGACCCCGATTATCTCACCATCGAGGAGATCGGGAGTATCCTCGATGCGACAAAGAACAGCTACCTCTACGATATGATAATTTTCGCCCTGAACACTGGCCTCCGTATCGGCGAGATCCGCTGTCTTCGATGGGAGGACATAGATTTAGAAGCTGGGCATTTCAGGGTGCAGGGATACGAAATGGACGGCGTGAAGTTCGAGCCGAAGGACCACGGCGTCA is a window from the Candidatus Zymogenus saltonus genome containing:
- a CDS encoding site-specific integrase, with translation MPKLKYNSTTFEHNGYWLRLFFYWERGRWHLEFRKGNLKKYQSLRKADEETAKTEFYRRKLELQKTGYLPEVFDTDLFSQFDIFLDWSRRRSQSKGTYKRHEQTLRRFADFIRNEKIDRITPKIYEKYIDHLRSKSLAPRTIDIHLTAIGKFITVIEKDLRIIPEGTYPRPRLLRVKKSKDPDYLTIEEIGSILDATKNSYLYDMIIFALNTGLRIGEIRCLRWEDIDLEAGHFRVQGYEMDGVKFEPKDHGVRKIKLNNDALDVLKRLEKMRIFSPWVFASRLGTPRSKDNLVRDLGIFYRRAGIEKKGKWHLLRRTFATHLLNAGTGIEAVSKLLGHSELQTTIDSYTSVVQEMDRAVDRLNFGR